One stretch of Pseudomonas sp. NC02 DNA includes these proteins:
- a CDS encoding OprD family porin — MKKSLTQLITGVGVVSSGLVPSLAHADFIKDSSGTLDLKNYYFNRDYREAASQSMRAEWAQGFILGIKSGFTEGTVGFGLDLTGMLGVKLDSSPGLSGTGLLQRDSDKNVSDEYSKLGVTAKARFAKSELRVGYLVPDLPILQPNTSRLFPQSFSGTQLVSNDISNLKITLGQIDQAKDRDSTNYEDMKLTTVSKVYKSTALSDQFRFAGGDYSLTPNTLLSYHFAALDSIYQQQYVGFKNNFGLGPGTLKTDVRYFKSDKDGAGLAGKVDNSALSSRLTYQYGGHSIGGGFQQQYGTTPFTYLDGSITYLFTEYQFSNFTQTRERAWHARYDYNFADLGLPGLLFGIKYAKGDSAEVLGFNREGREWERDLDLGYVVQNGPFKGVSMRWRNALSKGNYFNDVNENRVMLGYTLALW, encoded by the coding sequence ATGAAAAAATCCCTGACTCAACTCATCACCGGCGTCGGCGTTGTCAGCAGCGGGCTGGTCCCGTCACTGGCCCATGCAGACTTCATCAAGGACAGCAGCGGTACGCTGGACTTGAAGAACTACTACTTCAACCGTGACTACCGCGAGGCCGCTTCCCAGTCGATGCGTGCCGAGTGGGCCCAAGGTTTTATCCTCGGTATCAAGTCCGGTTTCACCGAAGGCACCGTGGGCTTCGGCCTGGACCTGACCGGCATGCTGGGGGTGAAACTCGACTCCAGCCCGGGGCTGTCCGGCACCGGTTTGCTGCAGCGTGACAGCGACAAGAATGTCTCCGACGAGTACTCCAAGCTTGGGGTGACCGCCAAGGCCCGCTTCGCCAAAAGCGAGCTGCGTGTGGGCTACCTGGTGCCGGACCTTCCGATCCTGCAACCCAACACCAGCCGTCTGTTTCCGCAGTCCTTCAGCGGCACCCAGCTGGTGTCCAACGATATCAGCAACCTGAAAATCACCCTCGGGCAGATCGACCAGGCCAAGGACCGTGACTCCACCAACTACGAAGACATGAAGCTGACCACGGTGAGCAAGGTCTACAAGAGCACCGCCCTGAGCGACCAGTTCCGCTTTGCTGGTGGCGACTACTCGCTGACCCCAAACACCTTGCTCAGCTACCACTTCGCGGCGCTGGACAGCATCTACCAGCAGCAATACGTGGGCTTCAAGAACAACTTCGGCCTGGGGCCGGGCACGCTGAAAACCGACGTGCGCTACTTCAAGTCGGACAAGGACGGCGCGGGCCTGGCGGGCAAGGTCGACAACAGCGCCTTGAGCAGCCGCCTGACCTACCAGTACGGCGGTCACAGCATCGGCGGCGGCTTCCAGCAGCAATACGGCACCACGCCGTTTACCTACCTGGACGGCTCCATCACCTACCTGTTCACCGAGTACCAGTTCAGCAACTTCACCCAAACCAGGGAGCGAGCCTGGCACGCCCGCTACGACTACAACTTCGCCGATCTCGGCTTGCCCGGCCTGTTGTTTGGGATCAAGTACGCCAAGGGTGATTCGGCTGAAGTGCTCGGCTTCAACCGCGAAGGCCGCGAGTGGGAGCGCGACCTGGACCTGGGCTACGTGGTGCAGAACGGGCCCTTCAAGGGCGTGTCGATGCGCTGGCGCAATGCGCTGAGCAAAGGCAACTACTTCAACGACGTTAACGAGAACCGCGTGATGCTGGGTTACACCCTGGCGCTCTGGTAA
- the acnA gene encoding aconitate hydratase AcnA, which produces MSEYLSHLDIDGQRFAWIDLHQLLTPTQLQRLPYSVRILLENIARCAPASLPQVVARAIGEGPDCEVPFQPNRLMFHDTTCLPALADFAGMRDVVAELGGDPRAVNPSIPAVLTIDHSVIVEHYAEAGAVDANLDIDFRRNSERYRFIKWAQASLDNFKVIPPGTGIIHQMNMESIAQVVWESAPRNGHVLLHPDCMVATDSHTPMINAIGVLGWGVGGLEGQAAMLGEPVPIPYPQVVGIRVTNALRDGVTATDLALTVTELLRRRSMVGKFVEFTGPGLASLSWAARGTVANMAPEYGATVVFFPFDDETLAYLTLSARPQALINKVSAYMSAQSLWRRDDDPEPVFDELIELDLAQVEPSVAGPHQPHQRQSLAQAGASFHQHVCAQKQDFFEPSFQVPITHGAVVMSAITSCTNTANPAQMIQAGLFARNARARGLTRKPWVKTSLSPGSRVVADYLEAAGLLEDFAALGFDLAGFGCMTCIGNSGSLERHVETFAEQGLKGVVVLSGNRNFEGRVNPKVPAGYLASPALCVAYAIAGSIDTDLSAQPLAMDAHGQPVFLHELMPSEAEVAAQVAAVVRPALFHQRQALLWQGTHHWQALEADASVQFAWHPASTYLRRPQYLAGVTPVPAASLAISNARALVVLGDNVTTDHISPAGTIPADSLAGHWLRERGEALADLNQYSTRRSNHEVMVRGAFTNPRLNNLLSCDQPPRQGVWAWNADRSDYLPLYLAAQSYAGTPTVLFAGINYGAGSSRDWAAKVLTLLGIKVVVARSIERIHRSNLIGMGVLPLVFDEGASVQDLNLDGSESLSFLGLDALQVGDNPITLQIDRATGETTRTPLTLRLDSLQEVGYLEHGGVLPFVIRKTVQRTVLGARND; this is translated from the coding sequence ATGAGTGAGTATCTCAGTCACCTCGACATCGACGGCCAGCGCTTTGCCTGGATCGACCTGCACCAGTTGCTGACCCCGACGCAACTGCAGCGCCTGCCGTATTCCGTGCGCATTCTCCTGGAAAACATTGCCCGCTGCGCCCCGGCTTCGTTGCCACAGGTAGTGGCGCGGGCCATCGGCGAAGGGCCGGATTGCGAGGTGCCGTTCCAGCCCAACCGGCTGATGTTCCACGACACCACGTGCCTGCCGGCCCTGGCGGATTTCGCCGGCATGCGCGATGTGGTGGCCGAACTGGGCGGTGATCCACGGGCGGTGAACCCCTCGATCCCGGCGGTGCTGACCATCGACCATTCGGTGATCGTCGAGCACTACGCCGAGGCGGGCGCGGTGGATGCCAACCTGGACATCGATTTTCGCCGCAACAGCGAGCGCTACCGTTTTATCAAGTGGGCCCAGGCCAGCCTGGATAATTTCAAGGTGATCCCGCCGGGCACCGGGATCATCCACCAGATGAACATGGAGTCCATCGCCCAGGTGGTGTGGGAAAGCGCGCCGCGCAACGGCCACGTGCTGTTGCACCCCGACTGCATGGTCGCCACCGACAGCCACACGCCGATGATCAATGCCATCGGCGTGCTGGGCTGGGGCGTTGGCGGGCTGGAAGGGCAGGCGGCGATGCTCGGCGAACCGGTGCCGATTCCTTATCCGCAGGTGGTGGGCATTCGCGTCACCAATGCGTTGCGCGACGGCGTGACGGCCACTGACCTGGCACTGACGGTGACTGAACTGCTGCGCCGGCGCAGCATGGTCGGCAAGTTTGTCGAGTTCACCGGACCGGGCCTGGCGTCCCTGAGTTGGGCGGCGCGGGGCACCGTGGCGAACATGGCGCCGGAATACGGTGCGACCGTGGTGTTTTTCCCGTTTGATGACGAGACGCTGGCGTACCTGACCCTGAGTGCGCGCCCGCAGGCCTTGATCAACAAGGTCTCGGCCTACATGTCGGCGCAATCTCTGTGGCGCCGGGACGACGATCCCGAGCCGGTGTTCGATGAGTTGATCGAGCTGGATCTGGCGCAGGTTGAACCGAGTGTCGCCGGCCCGCATCAGCCCCATCAGCGCCAGTCCCTGGCCCAGGCCGGGGCGTCGTTTCATCAGCATGTATGCGCGCAAAAGCAGGATTTCTTCGAGCCGTCATTCCAGGTGCCGATCACCCATGGCGCGGTGGTGATGTCGGCCATCACCAGTTGCACCAACACCGCCAACCCGGCGCAGATGATCCAGGCCGGGCTCTTCGCCCGCAACGCCCGCGCCCGTGGGCTGACGCGCAAACCGTGGGTCAAGACGTCGCTGTCGCCAGGCTCACGGGTGGTGGCCGATTACCTGGAAGCCGCCGGCTTGCTGGAGGATTTCGCCGCGCTGGGTTTCGACCTGGCGGGCTTTGGCTGCATGACCTGCATCGGTAATTCCGGCAGCCTCGAACGCCATGTCGAGACCTTCGCCGAGCAGGGCTTGAAAGGCGTGGTGGTGCTCTCGGGCAACCGCAATTTCGAAGGCCGGGTCAACCCGAAAGTCCCTGCCGGCTACCTTGCTTCGCCCGCGTTGTGCGTGGCCTATGCGATTGCCGGCAGCATCGACACCGACCTGTCGGCCCAGCCGCTGGCGATGGATGCCCACGGCCAGCCGGTGTTCCTGCATGAGTTGATGCCCAGCGAAGCCGAGGTGGCCGCGCAAGTGGCGGCGGTGGTGCGCCCGGCGCTGTTTCACCAGCGCCAGGCACTGCTGTGGCAAGGCACTCACCATTGGCAGGCGCTGGAAGCCGACGCCAGCGTGCAGTTTGCCTGGCACCCGGCCTCCACTTACCTGCGCCGCCCGCAGTACCTTGCCGGGGTAACGCCGGTGCCGGCCGCGTCCTTGGCCATCAGCAACGCCCGGGCTTTGGTGGTGCTGGGGGATAACGTCACCACCGACCATATCTCCCCGGCTGGCACGATTCCGGCCGACAGCCTGGCCGGGCACTGGCTGCGGGAGCGCGGTGAAGCGCTGGCGGACCTCAACCAGTATTCGACCCGGCGCAGCAACCACGAAGTGATGGTGCGCGGCGCGTTTACCAACCCGCGCCTGAACAATCTGCTGTCCTGCGACCAGCCCCCGCGCCAGGGTGTCTGGGCCTGGAATGCCGACCGCAGCGACTACCTGCCGCTGTACCTCGCCGCGCAGAGCTACGCCGGTACACCCACCGTGTTGTTCGCCGGGATCAACTACGGTGCCGGCTCCAGCCGCGACTGGGCAGCTAAAGTCCTGACCCTGCTGGGGATCAAGGTGGTGGTGGCCCGCAGTATCGAGCGAATCCATCGCAGTAACCTGATCGGCATGGGCGTGTTGCCGCTGGTGTTCGATGAAGGCGCATCGGTGCAGGACTTGAACCTCGACGGCAGTGAGTCCCTGAGCTTCCTCGGCCTGGACGCGTTGCAGGTCGGCGACAACCCGATCACCTTGCAGATTGACCGCGCCACCGGTGAGACCACGCGTACCCCCCTGACCTTGCGCCTCGACTCGTTGCAGGAGGTTGGTTACCTTGAACACGGCGGCGTCTTGCCCTTCGTCATTCGCAAGACCGTGCAAAGAACTGTTCTAGGAGCGCGTAATGATTGA
- a CDS encoding ABC transporter permease, with protein MNKPLPVAPEVLLPAPARAPRAWRVPPLNALIGALLLALLLIMALLGLVWTPHDPLALNLLARLQAPTAAHWLGTDEYGRDVLSRLMIGAHTSLWVSVLTVTLAITAGTVLGLLAGFLRGWVDRGLMMVNDALLAFPGILLALGLMAIIGPSLYGIVFALSLAYTPSVVRVVRGTVLSLREKEFVEASRVIGNSELYTMLRHIAPNCVAPVCVLATSMFGWAILAESSLSFLGLGVPPPAATWGNMLAASRPYIATASWLGLFPGVCIAMALLAFNLCGDALRDRLDPRMSK; from the coding sequence ATGAATAAGCCTCTACCTGTCGCACCCGAGGTGCTGTTGCCGGCACCGGCGCGTGCCCCCAGGGCCTGGCGTGTGCCGCCGCTGAACGCGCTGATCGGTGCGCTGCTGCTGGCCTTGTTGTTGATCATGGCCTTGCTGGGCCTGGTCTGGACGCCCCATGACCCGTTGGCCTTGAACCTGCTGGCGCGCTTGCAGGCGCCCACCGCCGCGCACTGGCTGGGCACTGACGAGTACGGTCGCGACGTGCTGAGCCGCCTGATGATCGGCGCGCACACCAGCCTGTGGGTGAGTGTGTTGACGGTGACGCTGGCGATCACCGCCGGCACGGTACTGGGCCTGCTGGCCGGGTTCCTGCGGGGCTGGGTCGACCGGGGCTTGATGATGGTCAACGATGCGTTGCTGGCGTTTCCCGGGATCCTGCTGGCCCTGGGCTTGATGGCGATCATCGGCCCGAGCCTGTACGGCATCGTGTTTGCCTTGAGCCTGGCCTACACACCGTCGGTGGTGCGGGTGGTGCGCGGCACGGTGTTGTCGTTGCGCGAGAAAGAGTTTGTCGAAGCCTCGCGGGTTATCGGTAACTCCGAGCTGTACACCATGCTGCGGCACATCGCGCCGAACTGCGTGGCGCCGGTGTGCGTGCTGGCCACCAGCATGTTCGGCTGGGCGATCCTGGCGGAAAGCTCCCTGAGCTTCCTCGGCCTGGGCGTCCCGCCGCCGGCCGCCACCTGGGGCAACATGCTCGCCGCCAGCCGGCCGTATATCGCCACGGCCAGCTGGCTGGGGCTGTTTCCCGGTGTCTGCATCGCCATGGCGTTGCTGGCGTTCAACCTGTGTGGCGATGCCTTGCGCGATCGTCTCGACCCGCGGATGAGTAAATGA
- the rocD gene encoding ornithine--oxo-acid transaminase produces MHPNPAITLENQFCAHNYSPLPVVIVKGEGVWAIGDDDKRYLDMMSAYSAVSHGHVHPRIRAAAVAQIDKISVVSRAFYSEPLGNFLKTLCRITGFDSALPMNSGAEAVETAIKAARRWGYRIKGIPANQANIVVADNNFHGRTSTIVGFSSEADYKADFGPFCNGFTEARFGDIESFRQAITADTCAVLIEPIQGEAGIRVPPAGFLRELRQLCDQTNTLLILDEIQSGLGRTGKWFAFQHEGIRPDALILGKALGGGIMPVSAFVADHSIMDLFDAGSHGSTFGGNPLAAAIGLEALKVLEEEGLIDNSAQLGHYLVERLKAMHSPAIREIRGRGLWVGVELDRDARPICEALLAEGLLTKETHENVLRIAPPLSITREELDWGLERIERVFKQL; encoded by the coding sequence ATGCACCCCAACCCGGCAATCACCCTCGAAAACCAATTCTGCGCCCACAACTATTCCCCCTTGCCGGTGGTGATCGTCAAGGGCGAGGGCGTCTGGGCCATTGGCGATGATGACAAGCGCTATCTGGACATGATGTCGGCCTATTCCGCCGTCAGCCACGGCCATGTCCACCCGCGCATCCGCGCCGCCGCCGTGGCGCAGATCGACAAGATCAGCGTGGTGTCCCGGGCGTTCTACAGCGAACCCTTGGGCAACTTCCTCAAGACCTTGTGCCGCATCACGGGCTTCGACTCGGCCCTGCCGATGAACAGTGGCGCCGAAGCTGTGGAAACCGCGATCAAGGCGGCGCGACGCTGGGGCTACCGGATCAAGGGCATCCCGGCCAATCAGGCCAACATCGTGGTGGCCGACAACAATTTCCACGGCCGCACCTCGACCATCGTCGGCTTCTCGTCGGAGGCGGACTACAAGGCCGACTTCGGCCCATTCTGCAACGGTTTCACCGAGGCGCGCTTCGGTGACATCGAGAGTTTCCGCCAGGCCATTACCGCCGACACCTGCGCGGTGCTGATCGAGCCGATCCAGGGCGAGGCCGGCATTCGCGTGCCGCCCGCAGGTTTCCTGCGGGAACTGCGCCAGCTGTGCGACCAGACCAACACCTTGCTGATCCTCGATGAGATCCAGTCCGGCCTGGGCCGTACCGGCAAGTGGTTCGCCTTCCAGCACGAAGGCATTCGCCCCGATGCATTGATCCTCGGCAAAGCCCTGGGCGGCGGGATCATGCCGGTGTCGGCGTTCGTCGCTGATCATTCGATCATGGACCTGTTCGACGCCGGCAGCCACGGCTCGACCTTCGGCGGCAACCCGTTGGCGGCGGCCATTGGCCTGGAAGCGTTGAAGGTGCTGGAAGAGGAGGGCTTGATCGATAACAGCGCGCAACTGGGCCATTACCTGGTGGAGCGCCTGAAGGCCATGCACTCGCCGGCCATCCGCGAGATTCGCGGGCGTGGCTTGTGGGTCGGCGTGGAACTGGACCGCGATGCGCGGCCCATCTGCGAAGCGCTGCTGGCCGAAGGGCTGCTGACCAAGGAAACCCACGAAAACGTACTGCGCATCGCACCGCCGTTGTCCATTACCCGCGAAGAACTGGACTGGGGCCTTGAGCGTATCGAGCGGGTATTCAAACAGCTATGA
- a CDS encoding transporter substrate-binding domain-containing protein, whose amino-acid sequence MIDPQVLQQLAPEGVLRAAINFGNPVLAQRGEDGQPQGVSVALARALADELAVDLELITFDAAGKVFAALGDDRWRVAFLAIEPVREQEIAFSAPYVIIKGTYLVAVDSPLGSVTQLDAPGQRIAVGQGAAYDLYLSRTVQHAELVRAPTSAGAVDLFIEQGLNAAAGVRDYLRTRLDERWRLLEDDFMSISQAVAVPVAHAAAAAFVKSFVERQKANGLVRQALLCSGQSPELAAP is encoded by the coding sequence ATGATTGACCCGCAGGTACTGCAACAACTGGCCCCCGAGGGTGTGCTCAGGGCTGCCATCAACTTTGGCAACCCGGTGCTGGCCCAGCGTGGCGAGGACGGCCAGCCCCAGGGCGTGTCGGTGGCGCTGGCCAGGGCCCTGGCCGATGAGTTGGCGGTCGACCTTGAGTTGATCACTTTTGATGCGGCGGGCAAGGTCTTCGCCGCGCTGGGCGATGACCGCTGGCGCGTGGCATTCCTGGCCATCGAACCGGTGCGCGAGCAGGAAATCGCCTTCAGCGCGCCCTACGTGATCATCAAGGGTACGTACCTGGTGGCGGTGGATTCACCCCTGGGCAGCGTGACCCAACTCGATGCTCCGGGCCAACGCATCGCCGTCGGCCAGGGTGCCGCGTATGACCTGTACCTGAGCCGCACGGTGCAGCATGCCGAACTGGTACGCGCGCCGACCTCGGCGGGTGCCGTAGACCTGTTTATCGAGCAAGGCCTGAACGCCGCGGCCGGGGTTCGGGATTACCTGCGAACCCGGCTGGATGAGCGCTGGCGCCTGCTGGAGGATGACTTCATGAGCATTAGCCAGGCGGTCGCGGTACCGGTAGCGCACGCAGCCGCTGCCGCGTTCGTCAAATCCTTTGTCGAACGGCAGAAAGCCAATGGTCTGGTAAGACAGGCGTTGTTGTGCAGCGGGCAAAGCCCGGAACTGGCGGCGCCTTAG
- a CDS encoding NUDIX hydrolase: MKIRATVICEHDGHILFVRKARSKWALPGGKVERDERPVGAAARELEEETGLNVDGLLLLQELKASDTLHHVFEASVVNIEDARPLSEIKECQWHPYSRLDDLDTTQATQKIVKSFLRRL, translated from the coding sequence ATGAAAATAAGGGCCACGGTGATTTGCGAGCACGACGGGCACATCCTGTTCGTGCGTAAAGCCCGCTCGAAATGGGCATTGCCCGGCGGCAAGGTCGAGCGCGATGAGCGGCCAGTGGGCGCGGCCGCGCGGGAGCTGGAAGAGGAAACCGGGCTGAACGTGGACGGTTTGCTGTTATTGCAGGAGTTGAAGGCCAGCGACACCCTGCACCATGTGTTCGAGGCGTCGGTGGTGAATATCGAAGATGCCCGGCCCCTGAGTGAAATCAAGGAATGCCAGTGGCATCCCTACAGTCGCCTGGATGACCTGGACACCACCCAGGCCACCCAGAAAATCGTCAAATCCTTCCTGCGCCGTCTCTAA
- a CDS encoding ABC transporter ATP-binding protein, with the protein MTMTDILLAVDQLKIRVGANGPLAVNDLSFTIAPGEIVALVGESGSGKTMAARAAIGLLPPPLAQCSGQVRFQGHDLGSLAPEQLRQLRGAKIGMVFQEPMVSLNPSMSIGEQMAEGLRLHTRLSDAQIRERSLEMLGHIGIKDAERCLAAFPHEFSGGMRQRIMLASVMLLRPALLIADEPTTALDCLAQLDVLKLMLDLTREQGTAILFISHDLSLVARYADKVVVMREGRAVEQGTIEQILLAPKAEYTRQLLEALPRRGTLAALPKADRPLLTVKDVCIEHPGPRSLWGRSQFKRVVHAANLSIAPGETLALVGGSGSGKTTLGRAIVGLNSPCSGAIEFEGVDILKAGNRDHRLQCQMIFQDPYSSLDPRMKIGDILAEPLRHVPGMTPAQRRERVAKTLVDIGLAEQFVDRFPHQLSGGQRQRVAIGRALVRHPRLVIADEPISALDMTIQKQILELFERLQAQYGFACLFISHDLAAVERIAHRVAVMSEGRVVEMGARDEIFDRPQHPYTRKLLAAASPLEKLENGGYRIRQGPVPLAL; encoded by the coding sequence ATGACCATGACTGACATCCTTCTGGCAGTCGACCAGCTGAAAATCCGCGTGGGGGCCAACGGCCCGCTGGCGGTCAACGACCTGAGCTTCACCATCGCCCCCGGCGAAATCGTGGCGCTGGTGGGCGAGTCCGGCAGCGGCAAGACCATGGCCGCCCGCGCCGCCATCGGCCTGTTGCCACCGCCGCTTGCACAATGCAGCGGCCAGGTGCGTTTCCAGGGCCATGACCTGGGCAGCCTTGCGCCTGAGCAACTGCGCCAGTTGCGTGGGGCGAAGATCGGCATGGTGTTCCAGGAACCCATGGTGTCCCTCAACCCGTCCATGAGCATCGGCGAGCAAATGGCCGAGGGCCTGCGCCTGCACACCAGGCTGAGCGATGCGCAGATCCGCGAGCGCAGCCTGGAGATGCTCGGGCATATCGGCATCAAGGACGCCGAGCGTTGCCTGGCGGCGTTTCCCCACGAGTTCTCCGGCGGCATGCGCCAGCGCATCATGCTCGCCTCGGTGATGCTGCTGCGCCCGGCCTTGCTGATTGCCGACGAGCCCACCACGGCCCTGGATTGCCTGGCGCAACTGGACGTGTTGAAACTGATGCTCGACCTTACCCGCGAGCAGGGCACGGCGATCCTGTTTATCAGCCACGACCTGTCGCTGGTGGCGCGCTACGCCGACAAAGTGGTGGTGATGCGCGAAGGCCGCGCGGTGGAGCAGGGCACCATCGAGCAGATCCTGCTGGCGCCCAAGGCCGAGTACACCCGGCAACTGCTCGAGGCCCTGCCGCGGCGCGGCACCCTGGCAGCCCTGCCCAAGGCGGACCGGCCGTTGCTGACGGTCAAGGACGTGTGCATCGAGCACCCGGGGCCGCGCAGCCTGTGGGGCCGCAGTCAGTTCAAGCGGGTGGTGCATGCGGCCAACCTGTCCATCGCCCCGGGGGAAACCCTGGCGCTGGTGGGCGGCAGCGGCTCGGGCAAGACCACCCTCGGCCGGGCGATTGTCGGCCTGAACAGCCCGTGTTCCGGTGCCATCGAGTTTGAGGGCGTGGACATTCTCAAGGCTGGCAACCGTGACCATCGCCTGCAATGCCAGATGATTTTCCAGGACCCGTATTCGTCCCTCGACCCGCGCATGAAGATTGGCGACATCCTCGCCGAACCCCTGCGCCATGTGCCCGGCATGACGCCCGCGCAGCGTCGTGAGCGGGTGGCGAAAACCCTGGTGGACATCGGCCTGGCGGAACAGTTTGTCGACCGCTTCCCGCACCAGTTGTCCGGTGGCCAGCGTCAACGCGTGGCCATTGGCCGGGCGCTGGTGCGGCACCCGCGACTGGTGATTGCCGATGAGCCGATCTCGGCGTTGGACATGACCATCCAGAAGCAGATCCTCGAGCTGTTCGAACGCCTGCAGGCGCAGTACGGCTTTGCCTGCCTGTTCATCTCCCACGACCTGGCAGCGGTGGAACGCATCGCCCACCGGGTGGCGGTGATGAGCGAGGGCAGGGTGGTGGAAATGGGTGCCCGCGACGAGATCTTCGACCGCCCGCAGCACCCCTACACCCGCAAGCTGCTGGCCGCCGCCAGCCCCTTGGAGAAACTTGAAAACGGTGGCTACCGCATCCGCCAGGGCCCCGTACCGCTAGCGCTGTAA
- a CDS encoding succinylglutamate desuccinylase/aspartoacylase family protein yields MKLKSHPLLQATQGTHRHVDSEHYGAMGASRKIYIQAALHADETPALLVAAHLRRQLVELENANRLNAQIVLVAVANPTGLSQYIMGAPSGRFELGSGRNYNRGFPVPYQAIADKIEHLLGQDIDANRQLIRQAWGECLLDAAPLDEFQSLQRTLMLLAHDADIVLDLHCSREAAMHVYTGEAVWATVEPLARYIGSEASLLATDSQANSFDEALYLLWVNLRERFGDRFPIPDSSVAVTVEHRGQRDVSYELAEHDATAIIDYLTHLGAVEGTPRPLPALRNPATPLAGSEQFYAPCAGVLVHRAAVGSRIEAGQALFDIVDPHSGQATTVCSHNTGVLYMRRDVRFVKPGDPLGRVSGATPIRSGKLLSA; encoded by the coding sequence ATGAAACTTAAATCACACCCCTTGCTGCAAGCGACACAAGGCACCCACAGGCACGTGGACAGTGAGCATTACGGTGCAATGGGTGCAAGTCGAAAAATCTATATCCAGGCGGCGCTGCATGCCGACGAAACTCCGGCGCTGCTGGTGGCCGCGCACCTGCGCCGGCAATTGGTAGAACTGGAAAATGCCAACCGGCTGAATGCGCAAATCGTGCTGGTGGCCGTGGCCAACCCCACCGGGCTGAGCCAATACATCATGGGCGCGCCCAGTGGGCGTTTCGAACTGGGCAGCGGGCGTAATTACAACCGGGGCTTTCCGGTGCCGTACCAGGCAATCGCCGACAAAATCGAGCACCTGCTGGGCCAGGACATCGACGCCAACCGCCAACTGATCCGCCAGGCCTGGGGCGAATGTCTGCTGGACGCGGCGCCGCTGGACGAATTCCAATCGCTGCAACGCACCCTGATGCTGCTGGCCCACGATGCCGACATCGTGCTGGACCTGCACTGCTCCCGCGAAGCGGCGATGCATGTGTACACCGGCGAGGCAGTGTGGGCGACCGTGGAGCCGCTGGCGCGCTACATCGGCTCTGAAGCCTCGTTGCTGGCCACCGATTCCCAGGCCAACTCGTTCGATGAGGCGCTGTACCTGCTGTGGGTCAACCTGCGTGAGCGGTTTGGCGATCGGTTTCCGATTCCGGACAGCAGCGTGGCGGTGACCGTCGAGCATCGTGGCCAGCGGGATGTGTCCTATGAACTGGCAGAACATGACGCCACGGCGATCATTGATTACCTGACCCACCTGGGCGCGGTTGAAGGCACGCCACGGCCATTGCCGGCCCTGCGTAACCCGGCGACGCCGTTGGCCGGCAGCGAACAGTTTTATGCGCCGTGCGCCGGGGTGCTGGTACACCGGGCGGCGGTGGGCAGTCGCATCGAGGCCGGGCAGGCGTTGTTCGATATCGTTGATCCCCACAGTGGGCAGGCCACCACGGTTTGCAGCCACAACACCGGCGTGTTGTACATGCGCCGCGACGTGCGCTTTGTGAAGCCGGGGGATCCGCTGGGCCGGGTGTCCGGTGCCACGCCGATTCGCAGCGGCAAGCTACTCAGCGCCTGA
- a CDS encoding ABC transporter permease, translating into MLRFIFQRLAMSIPTLLLISLMVFAIIRLVPGDPALLMLGDMADAHSLEVARASLGLDQPLPLQFVIWLKAVLSGDLGHSITTNEAVLPLILDRFQVSAGIVLVSVLLAALIAVPAGLLSAWKQNSSLDFGVVSTATLLLSIPSFWLGLLLLYAFGIKLGWLPVVGYVSFGQSPWQALSFIVLPIVTLTLVELGAITRMARASAIEVLRLEYITHARAKGLSERAVLWRHALRNSFAPTLTLIGLILGNLLSGIAVLETVFTLPGIGRLMVDAIYARDYPVLQGCLLLVTFVYVLVNLLVDLLYPLFDPRVKL; encoded by the coding sequence ATGTTGCGTTTCATCTTTCAACGGCTGGCGATGTCGATCCCGACCTTGCTGCTGATCTCGCTGATGGTGTTCGCGATCATCCGCCTGGTGCCCGGTGATCCGGCGCTGCTGATGCTCGGCGACATGGCCGATGCCCACAGCCTGGAGGTCGCCCGTGCGTCCCTGGGCCTGGACCAGCCGCTGCCGCTGCAGTTTGTGATCTGGCTCAAGGCGGTGCTCAGCGGCGACCTCGGGCATTCCATCACCACCAATGAAGCGGTGTTGCCGCTGATCCTTGACCGCTTCCAGGTGAGTGCCGGGATCGTGCTGGTCTCGGTGTTGCTCGCGGCGTTGATTGCGGTACCGGCGGGCTTGCTCTCGGCGTGGAAACAGAACAGTTCCCTGGACTTTGGCGTGGTCTCCACCGCGACCCTGTTGCTGTCGATCCCGAGTTTCTGGCTGGGCCTGCTGTTGCTCTACGCGTTCGGCATCAAGCTCGGCTGGCTGCCGGTGGTGGGTTACGTGTCGTTCGGCCAATCGCCGTGGCAGGCCTTGAGTTTTATCGTGCTGCCGATTGTCACGCTGACGTTGGTGGAACTCGGCGCGATCACCCGCATGGCCCGGGCCAGTGCAATTGAAGTGCTGCGCCTGGAATACATCACCCATGCCCGTGCCAAGGGTTTGTCGGAGCGGGCGGTGTTGTGGCGCCATGCGCTGCGCAACTCGTTTGCACCGACCCTGACCCTGATCGGCCTGATCCTCGGCAACCTGCTCAGCGGCATCGCGGTGCTCGAAACCGTGTTCACCCTGCCAGGTATCGGCCGGCTGATGGTCGACGCCATCTACGCCCGGGACTACCCCGTGCTGCAAGGCTGCCTGCTGCTGGTGACCTTTGTTTATGTGCTGGTCAACCTGTTGGTGGACCTGCTGTACCCGCTCTTCGACCCCAGGGTTAAGTTATGA